The DNA window GACGATGAACAGCACGGTGCTGGATGGAAGCCGCTCCCCACGTAGCGTGCCGACGAAGCGCACCTACGGTTCATTTTACGCCGTAGTAACGGCGACCAAGGTTGTCCCGCCGAACTGGCGGCTGGTCTTTCAAAATCGCCAATACGCGCTGTATGAGGTTCTGGCTAAATAAACTGAAGCAGCGAGAGCAACGCGACGATTCGGCTGTTTGCGGCCGCACTCGTCTCTATGGCATCGCCAGAGCGCACCTGTTTTGGGTTGTTCGCGGACAAATTGGGGGGTAGCCTCCGGCACCGTTTTTGGAGTTACGCAATGGTTCAGGATTTGGCGGGTGAGGCTCATTGGGACAAGCGCGACGGAACTGCGAGGCCGCGCTTGCCGTCGAAACTGAATGCTACCGTTGGAGATATGCTCGCCTTGCTTGATCCATTGTTAGTTCCGGGTAGTCGCGTTCTTGAGGTCGGATGCGCTCCCGGCAAGTTCCTGTTGTGGTTTGCTCTGGCCAGAGAGGCCAAGGCCTGTGGCGTCGAATACGCAGAGAACAGCCACAAAAAGACGGTTCAGCTCTTTGCCGACGCGAATGCTACGGCTGACATTCGCAAGGAAGATTTCATGCAGACGACCTTCGAACCTCGTTCCTTCGATCTGGTTTACAGCTTCGGCGTCATCGAGCACTTCGACGATCCCCGCCCCATGGTGAAAAAGCATTTTGAAATGCTCAAACCCGGCGGCACAGCGATCATAACAGTTCCTCACTTTGGAGCTGATTCTGGCTATGGCTGGCTTTGCCAACGGATGGACCGGGAGGCCTATGATATCCATAACGCGAACATCATGAGCGAAAACGGGATGCTCGCCCTCGCGCCGGAAGGTTCGCGGTCGCGGTCATATCGGTATGGTCGCCTCTCGCCGTGGCCGCTGCCTTGGGGCAAAATCCCTCGCCCGATCGGATTGGTGGCCTGTTACGTATTGAACGCTGTCGCTCTATTGCAGCCGTTCGAGATTAAGGCGCTGTGCCCATGGTTGGTTTTAGAAATCAAACGCCCCATTGATTAATCACCCAGCGTTTTGGCACCAACTCAAATCACCCAACGTCGCGCCGTGCAGCTGGCGCGACTAAATTCCCACTTCTGGATAGCCGCAGCGACCGCGTACCCGCGACCCCTGCAGGCGGCCATAGCAGGTGGAACCGCGCCGCAATTTGCTCGGCCAAGCGGTTTCGGATAGTGCTTTCCGATGGACTGGTGGACACCCTCAAAGACGATCAAGCCAGCGCTCATTGCCTTTGCGCTCTATTTTGCCGTGGCGGGGTATCTGAAATATACCTATGTTCCGCAGCCGGACCCATTCCCGCGCGTTTACATATCCGGGCCGTTTTATAAGCTGGGCGGCTCTTCCTATGCCGCAACGTTTCCGCCCCGGGAAAATACCGGGGCCGCCGATTCCGCTGACAACCCGACGCGATCGACATTCCAACTCTACGAAGACGAGAAGCCGATCGGCCCGGCGCACAGCCTCAATGCCGACATCGCAAATTTAGGAGGCGGCCGATATTCCCACTGGCAGACGGATAAAGGCCCAGCGCTGAACTTCTCGGCGACCGACAACAGCGATCCAAACAGTAGCGGCAAGCGCTACTCGTATCCAAAGCCACGGAGGGCCGATTGATGCAACCAAGATGGCACGCGCTTGTATTTGGCGCATTGATCTCCCTTGAGCCCGCTGCTACTCTCTAGCGCGCTCGATCTATGCGAGCTGCGTTACGGGAGTTGCACCTCGTTCCGATCGGTTTTGACGCAAGCAGATCGTTGGATTTCTATCGACCGAAAGGCTAGGTGGATAGCCCCACCACAAAGGATTGTAGAACGAAAGCGCATCGAGGCTTGAGATGGTTTGGAGTGCTTTTATTACCGCCTCACTGGCGGCCTTCGTCTTTTTCTTTTTCACGAAACGCCGATTTGATCTCCTCACCGTCGCCTATATCGGCGCAGTGTTTTATTTCTCCCCCCTCGTTTGGGGAAAGGTGCTGCAATCGTCAGACGCTTTCGACTCCACAATCCCGCCGCCAGTCTATCTGATCGCGATTGTCTATATTGTTGCACTGGCTGCGGCGGCGTTGTTGCCGCAGCGCGAAACTAAACTGCGGCCGGGGCGCGGCCTGTCGGAGTGGTATCTGATCCTCGCCGTTGCGGGGCTAGCCGGGTCTCTTGCATCATCAAGGGGCGCAATCATCGATGCCGACAAGGTGAAGGCGCTGGCGCAAATCGGCTATCTCTTCACCTGTTTTGAGATCGCGGCCAGCCTCGCCTGTGTATCTGCTGCGATCGAGCGACGCTGGTGGATATTAGCTGGCGGCGTATTGCTGCTGGCGATCGATCTTCTCATTGGCTTCCGGGTCTACGCGGTACTGACTGCGCTCAGCGTGGCGCTGGTGTTGCTGATGCAGAGTGGGCGTATCAGGCTATTCACAAAAATACCGACCTATGGCGCCGCGGCGGCGGTCCTCATTGTCGGCATGCTGTTCGTTCATACAGCTCGCTTCGCTATCTTCGATCAAATCGCGATAATTGAGAACGCGCCAAGGGTGGTTCGCACTCAGGACATGCGCAGCGATACCCTGCAATTTGAAAGAGCGGCAGAGGCAGCCATTGCGCCCATCGGCCCCGGTGAAACGCCGAAGCAGAATGAATCGACAATCTCGAAATGGCTTCAGATGCCGTTCAACATGCTGCAGCGCTCTGAACCAGTCATAATTCAGGCCACGCTAGCGGCAACTGTTCAGAGTGGCCTTTCGTGCAGCCCGTCGAACATTCTTAAGTCGCTTTATCTCCTAATCCCACCGGTCATGATAAAGCTTGTTCCAAACCCCTTCCCGCCAACCTTCTACGAGGAATATCAGCCGATCTTGTATCCTGGCATTACCTACGGCACTGGCGGCAACATCTGGGCCGAAATGCTGTGCCGATTTGGTTATGTCGGAGTCGCGATATTCGGCGCGTTGATGATCTTAGCCTTGATCGGCGCTTCAAAGCTTCTGGCCAAAGCTTCCACAACAACAATTCCACCGATCGCTTTCGGCGGCTGCATCGTAGCGTTCTACATCAACCGCAATGACCTTCAGGTCACGCTCGTGATGCTGCGGCAAGTGGCTGGCGTATTTATAATCGCGTGGTTTCTGGCGTGGCTGTCTAGACTCCCCATACGTTCACGGTCGGCGCTGCTGAATAGGTAATCCTGATAATGTCTTTCGGAGCCAACTGGAAAACGCCCGACGTGGCGCCGGAAGGGAAAAAACCGCCCACTGGTGTTTGAATATCGATTGCGCTGACCGTACCCCCGCTTACGGAGACCTGCATATTGTCTCCATTCGTGTTTTGGAAAGAAAATGGCGATCCGGAAACAGTTGGACCGAAGCGAGGGCGAGAGTAATAGGCCGCGTTCCCAGCATCGAAACAGCCCTTGGTGCGGTTATATGTCCCGGAGTCAGTCAGGTTGCCGGCGCCCGTGATATTGAATGTCGTTTCAGCGACGTTATAGGCTGTCGTCGCTGTAAACACGATGCTGTTGCATTGACCACCAATGATGCGATTGCGCGATGCGGCAGATGGTCCATTGGTTCCGAACGTAAACACCTT is part of the Bradyrhizobium erythrophlei genome and encodes:
- a CDS encoding class I SAM-dependent methyltransferase is translated as MVQDLAGEAHWDKRDGTARPRLPSKLNATVGDMLALLDPLLVPGSRVLEVGCAPGKFLLWFALAREAKACGVEYAENSHKKTVQLFADANATADIRKEDFMQTTFEPRSFDLVYSFGVIEHFDDPRPMVKKHFEMLKPGGTAIITVPHFGADSGYGWLCQRMDREAYDIHNANIMSENGMLALAPEGSRSRSYRYGRLSPWPLPWGKIPRPIGLVACYVLNAVALLQPFEIKALCPWLVLEIKRPID